The Actinomycetota bacterium genome contains a region encoding:
- a CDS encoding maleylpyruvate isomerase family mycothiol-dependent enzyme: MSDYGRVYRQTRERVTDLVRNLSPEDLQTSVPASPDWSVKDVVAHVTGITCDALDGKLEGTGTDEWTEAQVGARRERSIEEVLEEWGTRAPQLEDAVDSFPPAVGLALIQDLYCHEQDIRGALHAPGARDSEAAQLSLEFNLERLRRRIDKHGLPTLRVRTASTEWTLGDGEPQATVEADDFELSRALAGRRTLDEIRAMRWDGDPAPWLDHLSMYGTPGEPLGESSAAGEASATGV, translated from the coding sequence GTGAGCGACTACGGACGTGTCTACCGACAGACCCGCGAGCGCGTCACCGACCTGGTGCGCAACCTGTCTCCCGAGGACCTGCAGACGTCCGTCCCCGCTTCGCCCGACTGGTCGGTGAAGGACGTCGTCGCGCATGTCACTGGCATCACGTGCGACGCGCTCGACGGGAAGCTCGAGGGAACCGGGACCGACGAGTGGACCGAGGCGCAGGTGGGCGCCCGTCGCGAGCGCTCGATCGAAGAGGTCCTGGAGGAGTGGGGTACGCGGGCACCGCAGCTCGAGGACGCGGTCGATTCGTTCCCGCCCGCCGTGGGGCTCGCGCTGATACAGGACCTGTACTGCCACGAGCAGGACATCCGCGGCGCCCTGCACGCGCCGGGCGCTCGCGACTCGGAGGCGGCGCAGCTGTCCCTCGAGTTCAACCTCGAGCGGCTGCGCAGGCGGATCGACAAGCACGGGCTCCCGACCCTGCGCGTGCGGACCGCGAGCACGGAGTGGACGCTCGGCGACGGCGAGCCGCAGGCTACGGTCGAGGCGGACGACTTCGAGCTGTCCCGCGCGCTGGCCGGACGCCGGACGCTGGACGAGATCCGCGCGATGCGCTGGGACGGGGACCCCGCTCCCTGGCTGGACCACCTGTCCATGTACGGGACCCCCGGCGAGCCGCTGGGGGAGTCCTCCGCCGCGGGGGAGGCGAGCGCCACCGGGGTATAG